From the Lathyrus oleraceus cultivar Zhongwan6 chromosome 4, CAAS_Psat_ZW6_1.0, whole genome shotgun sequence genome, one window contains:
- the LOC127136382 gene encoding uncharacterized protein LOC127136382, which yields MSEPKASKKNVVFIDEVERQKDQKMKDKGEDKDKVYVPPSPYKPPIPYPQRLKQKKIDNQYKTFIKVIEKLHIEIPFTEAITQIPSYVKFLKDILTNKRRLDDPKPLECNSITENKLAKKEKDPGSFSIPCILGNHVIDKAFLDLGASVSLVPLAVCRRLNL from the coding sequence ATGAGTGAACCAAAGGCTTCTAAGAAAAACGTTGTGTTTATAGATGAAGTAGAGAGGCAAAAAGACCAGAAAATGAAGGATAAGGGAGAAGATAAAGATAAAGTTTATGTTCCACCCTCTCCTTATAAACCACCAATTCCATACCCGCAAAGACTTAAACAGAAAAAAATTGATAACCAATATAAAACGTTTATAAAAGTGATTGAGAAACTCCACATAGAAATCCCTTTCACCGAAGCCATCACCCAGATACCATCTTATGTTAAATTCCTTAAGGACATCTTAACCAACAAACGTAGGCTGGATGATCCCAAACCTTTAGAATGCAACTCCATTACTGagaataaacttgctaagaaggagaaagatcCCGGGAGCTTTTCCATACCTTGTATTTTAGGGAATCATGTTATAGACAAAGCGTTCCTAGACTTGGGAGCAAGCGTAAGCCTGGTGCCTTTAGCAGTTTGTAGAAGGCTAAACCTATGA